In the Mastacembelus armatus chromosome 17, fMasArm1.2, whole genome shotgun sequence genome, one interval contains:
- the otol1a gene encoding otolin-1-A, whose translation MPTIRLVFLTTVLVVLMAGLTSSARSTRWPNPQNTKKPPRAGSSGGSGSGGIGRVTTTIPFPSSSLHTEETTEVMTDAYSLSPTDSTTLSSNTYPTEYHMDAIAPPGNTLGNYTFDYNECYFNVCECCPPERGPVGPAGERGPPGPPGERGPPGLPGEKGEAGPRGPPGPPGLPGDNGLNGDIGEKGVQGPMGIPGTPGIPGKLGEKGDPGPRGEKGERGFSGLKGDPGERGEPGFNGTKGSPGREGPMGPPGIAGTKGQKGEQGLTGECLPGEKGDVGNRGPPGPRGEMGPPGVNGTDGAKGERGEPGPPGVKGDTGARGPPGPTGGRGMAGLRGERGPKGMRGLRGPKGPPGESVEQVRSAFSVGLFPSRSFPPPGLPVKFDKVFYNGEGHWDPVLSKFNVTYPGVYLFSYHITVRNRPVRAALVVNGKRKVRTRDSLYGQDIDQASNLALLQLSEGDQVWLETLRDWNGIYSSSEDDSTFSGFLLYPDSKIKPTAIEHM comes from the exons ATGCCAACCATTCGCTTAGTTTTTTTAACCACTGTCCTTGTGGTCTTAATGGCTGGCTTGACTTCCAGTGCCAGAAGTACACGCTGGCCCAATCCACAGAACACCAAGAAGCCCCCTCGAGCTGGGAGCAGTGGTGGAAGTGGAAGTGGAGGGATTGGACGGGTTACCACTACAATCCCATTCCCTTCCAGCAGCCTCCATACAGAAGAGACAACTGAGGTTATGACAGATGCTTACTCCCTGTCCCCTACAGACAGCACCACCTTGTCCAGCAACACTTACCCCACTGAATACCACATGGATGCCATTGCACCTCCTGGGAACACACTTGGGAACTATACTTTTGATTATAATGAATGCTACTTCAATGTCTGCGAGTGCTGTCCACCAGAGAGAGGCCCTGTAGGACCCGCAGGAGAGAGAGGGCCACCGGGACCTCCAGGAGAGAGAGGCCCTCCAG GGTTGCCAGGTGAGAAAGGTGAAGCAGGACCCAGAGGACCTCCAGGGCCACCAGGACTACCTGGAGACAATGGACTCAATGGTGACATAG GTGAAAAAGGTGTTCAAGGACCTATGGGTATTCCTGGTACTCCTGGGATCCCAGGAAAACTGGGAGAAAAag GTGATCCAGGCCCCAGAGGAGAGAAAGGTGAACGTGGCTTTAGTGGTTTGAAAGGAGACcctggagaaagaggagagccTGGCTTCAATGGGACTAAGGGCAGTCCTGGGCGAGAGGGCCCTATGGGTCCCCCAGGGATAGCTGGGACAAAGGGTCAGAAGGGTGAACAGGGACTTACAGGCGAGTGTTTACCAGGTGAGAAAGGTGATGTAGGTAACCGTGGGCCCCCTGGTCCAAGAGGTGAGATGGGCCCCCCAGGAGTAAATGGAACTGATGGTGccaagggagagagaggagagccaGGGCCTCCAGGAGTGAAGGGAGATACTGGTGCCAGAGGGCCTCCAGGCCCTACAGGTGGGAGGGGCATGGCAGggctgagaggagagaggggaccTAAAGGTATGCGTGGGCTTCGTGGCCCTAAAGGCCCCCCAGGTGAGAGTGTGGAGCAGGTTCGCTCTGCCTTTAGTGTGGGTTTGTTTCCCAGTAGATCTTTCCCTCCACCTGGCCTGCCTGTGAAGTTTGATAAGGTGTTTTACAATGGGGAGGGGCATTGGGATCCAGTACTCAGCAAATTCAATGTCACCTACCCTGGGGTCTACTTGTTCAGTTACCACATCACTGTGCGCAACCGGCCTGTGCGTGCTGCTCTGGTGGTTAACGGGAAACGCAAGGTGCGGACACGGGACTCTCTGTACGGACAGGACATTGATCAGGCGTCCAACCTTGCTCTGCTGCAGCTAAGTGAAGGTGACCAGGTCTGGCTGGAAACACTGAGAGACTGGAATGGGATTTATTCCAGCAGTGAAGATGACAGCACTTTCTCTGGTTTTCTGCTTTACCCAGATTCCAAGATTAAACCTACTGCTATAGAACACATGTGA
- the ppm1la gene encoding protein phosphatase 1L isoform X1 — protein sequence MIGDTMTLLSLLGRIMRYFLLRPETLFLLCISLALWSYFFHTDEVKTIVKSSRDAVKMVKGKVAEMMQNDRLGGLSVLDAEFSKTWEFKNNNVAVYSIQGRRDHMEDRFEVLTDITNKSHPSIFGIFDGHGGEAAADYVKAHLPDSLKQQLQAFEREKRESSLSYSSILEQRILAVDREMLDKLSASHDEAGQGRGVVGGTTCLVALLSDRELTVANVGDSRGVLCDKDGNAVALSHDHKPYQLKERKRIKRAGGFISFNGSWRVQGILAMSRSLGDYPLKNLNVVIPDPDIMTFDLDKLQPEFMILASDGLWDAFSNEEAVRFVRERLDEPHFGAKSIVLQSFYRGCPDNITVMVVKFKGGAGGSSKAGE from the exons ATGATAGGAGACACAATGACGCTCTTGTCTCTTCTAGGTCGGATCATGCGTTATTTTCTCCTCAGGCCGGAGACgttgtttctgttgtgcatAAGCCTGGCGCTGTGGAGTTATTTCTTCCACACGGATGAGGTGAAAACCATCGTTAAGTCCAGCCGGGATGCAGTTAAGATGGTGAAGGGGAAAGTGGCGGAGATGATGCAGAATGACCGGCTTGGAGGCCTGAGTGTCCTGGACGCAGAGTTCTCCAAAACCTGGGAGTTCAAGAATAACAATGTAGCCGTGTACTCCATACAGGGGAGGAGAGATCACATGGAGGACCGCTTTGAGGTGCTCACCGACATCACGAATAAGAGCCACCCGTCCATATTCGGGATATTTGACGGTCACGGTGGAGAG GCTGCAGCTGACTATGTGAAGGCCCACCTGCCAGACTccctgaagcagcagctgcaggcctttgagagagagaagagagagagctCACTCTCTTACTCCAGCATCCTCGAGCAACGCATCCTGGCTGTGGATCGCGAGATGCTGGACAAGCTCTCTGCCAGCCATGATGAAGCAGGTCAGGGAAGGGGAGTAGTGGGag GAACGACATGTCTAGTAGCACTGCTGTCAGACAGGGAGCTCACGGTGGCAAACGTCGGAGACTCTCGTGGCGTGCTGTGTGACAAAGATGGGAATGCTGTCGCGCTGTCGCATGATCACAAACCGTATCAGCTCAAAGAGCGAAAGAGGATTAAGAGGGCAG GAGGTTTCATCAGTTTTAATGGCTCCTGGAGAGTCCAGGGAATCCTAGCTATGTCCCGCTCTCTGGGGGACTACCCACTGAAAAACCTCAATGTAGTCATCCCCGACCCTGATATTATGACCTTTGACCTAGACAAACTGCAGCCAGAGTTCATGATCTTGGCTTCTGATGGCCTGTGGGACGCCTTCAGTAACGAAGAGGCCGTTCGGTTTGTTCGTGAGCGACTGGATGAGCCTCACTTTGGTGCAAAGAGCATCGTCCTCCAGTCCTTCTACCGTGGCTGTCCAGACAACATCACTGTCATGGTGGTGAAGTTTAAAGGTGGAGCTGGAGGGAGCAGCAAGGCAGGGGAGTAG
- the ppm1la gene encoding protein phosphatase 1L isoform X2, giving the protein MIGDTMTLLSLLGRIMRYFLLRPETLFLLCISLALWSYFFHTDEVKTIVKSSRDAVKMVKGKVAEMMQNDRLGGLSVLDAEFSKTWEFKNNNVAVYSIQGRRDHMEDRFEVLTDITNKSHPSIFGIFDGHGGEAAADYVKAHLPDSLKQQLQAFEREKRESSLSYSSILEQRILAVDREMLDKLSASHDEAGTTCLVALLSDRELTVANVGDSRGVLCDKDGNAVALSHDHKPYQLKERKRIKRAGGFISFNGSWRVQGILAMSRSLGDYPLKNLNVVIPDPDIMTFDLDKLQPEFMILASDGLWDAFSNEEAVRFVRERLDEPHFGAKSIVLQSFYRGCPDNITVMVVKFKGGAGGSSKAGE; this is encoded by the exons ATGATAGGAGACACAATGACGCTCTTGTCTCTTCTAGGTCGGATCATGCGTTATTTTCTCCTCAGGCCGGAGACgttgtttctgttgtgcatAAGCCTGGCGCTGTGGAGTTATTTCTTCCACACGGATGAGGTGAAAACCATCGTTAAGTCCAGCCGGGATGCAGTTAAGATGGTGAAGGGGAAAGTGGCGGAGATGATGCAGAATGACCGGCTTGGAGGCCTGAGTGTCCTGGACGCAGAGTTCTCCAAAACCTGGGAGTTCAAGAATAACAATGTAGCCGTGTACTCCATACAGGGGAGGAGAGATCACATGGAGGACCGCTTTGAGGTGCTCACCGACATCACGAATAAGAGCCACCCGTCCATATTCGGGATATTTGACGGTCACGGTGGAGAG GCTGCAGCTGACTATGTGAAGGCCCACCTGCCAGACTccctgaagcagcagctgcaggcctttgagagagagaagagagagagctCACTCTCTTACTCCAGCATCCTCGAGCAACGCATCCTGGCTGTGGATCGCGAGATGCTGGACAAGCTCTCTGCCAGCCATGATGAAGCAG GAACGACATGTCTAGTAGCACTGCTGTCAGACAGGGAGCTCACGGTGGCAAACGTCGGAGACTCTCGTGGCGTGCTGTGTGACAAAGATGGGAATGCTGTCGCGCTGTCGCATGATCACAAACCGTATCAGCTCAAAGAGCGAAAGAGGATTAAGAGGGCAG GAGGTTTCATCAGTTTTAATGGCTCCTGGAGAGTCCAGGGAATCCTAGCTATGTCCCGCTCTCTGGGGGACTACCCACTGAAAAACCTCAATGTAGTCATCCCCGACCCTGATATTATGACCTTTGACCTAGACAAACTGCAGCCAGAGTTCATGATCTTGGCTTCTGATGGCCTGTGGGACGCCTTCAGTAACGAAGAGGCCGTTCGGTTTGTTCGTGAGCGACTGGATGAGCCTCACTTTGGTGCAAAGAGCATCGTCCTCCAGTCCTTCTACCGTGGCTGTCCAGACAACATCACTGTCATGGTGGTGAAGTTTAAAGGTGGAGCTGGAGGGAGCAGCAAGGCAGGGGAGTAG
- the ppm1la gene encoding protein phosphatase 1L isoform X3: protein MIGDTMTLLSLLGRIMRYFLLRPETLFLLCISLALWSYFFHTDEVKTIVKSSRDAVKMVKGKVAEMMQNDRLGGLSVLDAEFSKTWEFKNNNVAVYSIQGRRDHMEDRFEVLTDITNKSHPSIFGIFDGHGGEAAADYVKAHLPDSLKQQLQAFEREKRESSLSYSSILEQRILAVDREMLDKLSASHDEAGQGRGVVGGTTCLVALLSDRELTVANVGDSRGVLCDKDGNAVALSHDHKPYQLKERKRIKRADKLQPEFMILASDGLWDAFSNEEAVRFVRERLDEPHFGAKSIVLQSFYRGCPDNITVMVVKFKGGAGGSSKAGE, encoded by the exons ATGATAGGAGACACAATGACGCTCTTGTCTCTTCTAGGTCGGATCATGCGTTATTTTCTCCTCAGGCCGGAGACgttgtttctgttgtgcatAAGCCTGGCGCTGTGGAGTTATTTCTTCCACACGGATGAGGTGAAAACCATCGTTAAGTCCAGCCGGGATGCAGTTAAGATGGTGAAGGGGAAAGTGGCGGAGATGATGCAGAATGACCGGCTTGGAGGCCTGAGTGTCCTGGACGCAGAGTTCTCCAAAACCTGGGAGTTCAAGAATAACAATGTAGCCGTGTACTCCATACAGGGGAGGAGAGATCACATGGAGGACCGCTTTGAGGTGCTCACCGACATCACGAATAAGAGCCACCCGTCCATATTCGGGATATTTGACGGTCACGGTGGAGAG GCTGCAGCTGACTATGTGAAGGCCCACCTGCCAGACTccctgaagcagcagctgcaggcctttgagagagagaagagagagagctCACTCTCTTACTCCAGCATCCTCGAGCAACGCATCCTGGCTGTGGATCGCGAGATGCTGGACAAGCTCTCTGCCAGCCATGATGAAGCAGGTCAGGGAAGGGGAGTAGTGGGag GAACGACATGTCTAGTAGCACTGCTGTCAGACAGGGAGCTCACGGTGGCAAACGTCGGAGACTCTCGTGGCGTGCTGTGTGACAAAGATGGGAATGCTGTCGCGCTGTCGCATGATCACAAACCGTATCAGCTCAAAGAGCGAAAGAGGATTAAGAGGGCAG ACAAACTGCAGCCAGAGTTCATGATCTTGGCTTCTGATGGCCTGTGGGACGCCTTCAGTAACGAAGAGGCCGTTCGGTTTGTTCGTGAGCGACTGGATGAGCCTCACTTTGGTGCAAAGAGCATCGTCCTCCAGTCCTTCTACCGTGGCTGTCCAGACAACATCACTGTCATGGTGGTGAAGTTTAAAGGTGGAGCTGGAGGGAGCAGCAAGGCAGGGGAGTAG
- the arl14 gene encoding ADP-ribosylation factor-like protein 14: MGQRGSKQPAAQVLLLGLDNSGKSTLLYKLKHNACVGTVPTIGFNVEMFDARKNRKSIALTLWDIGGQRKMREHWKSFHQDAGAVVFVVDSSDRKRLDEARRELENTLRSDQLRGRAVVLVANKQDVNGALTATEIKDKFNLRKTCSDRDWFVQPCSASTGFGVEEVFRQIVQMVKLPSDTAAMKANIKETIHYLRPTNRH; this comes from the coding sequence ATGGGTCAGCGAGGATCTAAACAACCAGCGGCCCAGGTCCTGCTCCTGGGCCTGGATAACTCTGGAAAATCGACTCTTCTCTATAAACTGAAACATAACGCGTGCGTCGGCACCGTCCCTACCATCGGCTTCAACGTGGAAATGTTCGACGCGAGGAAGAACAGGAAGAGCATCGCTCTGACTTTGTGGGACATCGGTGGTCAGAGAAAGATGCGCGAGCACTGGAAGAGTTTCCATCAGGACGCAGGAGCTGTCGTGTTTGTTGTGGACAGCTCTGACAGGAAGCGTCTGGACGAGGCGCGACGCGAGCTGGAAAACACGCTGAGGAGCGACCAGCTGAGAGGCCGCGCTGTGGTTCTAGTCGCCAACAAACAGGACGTGAACGGAGCTCTGACCGCCACCGAAATCAAGGACAAGTTCAACCTGAGAAAGACCTGCTCTGATCGGGACTGGTTCGTGCAGCCTTGTTCCGCGTCCACGGGGTTTGGAGTTGAAGAGGTCTTCAGACAAATCGTCCAAATGGTCAAACTCCCATCAGACACTGCGGCGATGAAAGCCAATATTAAGGAAACGATACACTATCTCAGACCGACCAATCGACattaa
- the LOC113134158 gene encoding zona pellucida sperm-binding protein 3-like, translating to MDRNLQSARFWWIVVFISLSTLAESKYLSSPASRLTNMYTPSWAYARPAIQPEVSAVKQRQSAQLGVRPRSVVVKCHPDSMEVVVQADMFNMGLQVDGRHLRLGSDSAGEGVACGALPSGEAEFTLKAQLMSCGTKLSSTREKIIYSNVLVYSSEPSSGGFIRLDGATIPIECHYERRYAVNGVSLRPTWVPFVSRASAEDLIDFDMRLMTDDWQLERGSFTYFLGDPIHFEVSAVIENHIPLRVYVDHCVATATPDSEAALRYDFIEHHGCLADAYLTNSSSYFLPRVEENKLRFQLDAFKFYHDPSNQVYITCHVKAVPTTLTVSSRNRACSLVEKRWRSADGSDQACRSCDISYRLDEPPSTEPLQTTLSTKGWSALTSQDSLVEEKPDQHSATYIRYRPGMHPSQHDKAHQSSAKLKRGTDYRAEQTVQLGPLVVHASNRFQNSALTTERHLRRTD from the exons ATGGATCGCAACCTACAAAGCGCCCGTTTTTGGTGGATTGTCGTCTTTATCTCACTTTCCACACTTGCAGAAAGCAAGTATTTGTCCAGCCCAGCTTCAAGGTtaacaaacatgtacacaccGAGCTGGGCTTATGCGAGGCCTGCCATCCAGCCTGAAGTATCTGCGGTCAAACAGCGGCAAAGCGCGCAGCTCGGCGTGCGTCCTCGCTCTGTCGTGGTTAAATGTCACCCAGACTCGATGGAGGTTGTGGTGCAAGCTGATATGTTTAACATGGGCCTTCAGGTGGACGGCAGACATTTGCGCCTGGGCTCAGATTCAGCCGGTGAAGGGGTTGCATGCGGAGCCTTACCGTCAGGAGAGGCTGAATTCACCCTAAAGGCCCAGCTGATGTCTTGTGGAACTAAGCTCTCA TCGACAAGAGAGAAGATTATCTATTCTAATGTGCTGGTGTACTCATCTGAACCTTCATCTGGTGGGTTTATTAGACTGGATGGAGCAACTATTCCAATCGAATGCCATTATGAGAG GAGGTATGCTGTGAATGGCGTTTCTCTGCGTCCTACCTGGGTTCCTTTtgtctccagggcctcagcaGAGGATCTAATAGACTTCGATATGCGGCTCATGACTG ATGATTGGCAGTTGGAGAGGGGATCTTTTACATATTTCCTGGGTGATCCCATTCATTTTGAAGTGTCTGCTGTCATTGAAAACCACATCCCCCTGCGAGTCTATGTTGACCACTGTGTTGCCACAGCAACACCAGATTCAGAGGCAGCACTAAGATATGACTTTATTGAGCACCATGG TTGTCTCGCTGATGCTTACCTGACAAACTCCAGCTCCTATTTCCTACCAAGAGTTGAGGAGAACAAGCTGAGATTTCAGCTTGATGCCTTCAAGTTCTACCATGACCCAAGCAatcag GTCTACATAACCTGCCATGTGAAGGCTGTTCCTACCACATTAACTGTTAGCTCTCGAAACAGGGCCTGCTCTTTAGTTGAGAAGAG ATGGAGGTCAGCTGATGGGAGTGACCAGGCTTGTAGAAGCTGTGATATTTCCTATCGGCTTGATGAACCTCCATCCACAGAACCTCTTCAAACAACTCTAAGCACCAAAGGCTGGTCTGCCCTGACTTCTCAGGACAGTTTGGTCGAGGAGAAACCTGATCAACATTCAGCCACTTACATTCGTTACCGTCCAGGCATGCACCCGAGTCAACACGACAAAGCTCATCAATCGTCTGCTAAATTGAAGAGAGGAACTGACTACAGAGCAG AGCAAACTGTGCAGCTGGGTCCCCTTGTTGTCCACGCATCCAACAGATTCCAAAACAGTGCTTTGACCACAGAACGACATCTGAGGAGAACAGACTAA
- the LOC113134724 gene encoding interleukin-12 subunit alpha: MAELNFAPALLLLVLSCPLWHVSQAVPVMSKGQMTDSCVLYARTLLQNITDALAQRNLFSGIDCKEQSMQLNTKSNTPSVCAPKESTCSGNTVSEFNLESCLTNIGEDLQHYYKFVVAQSDPDCPLGPAVLFSLRELMENCFAWSLLSDWTSEQVAADGQCTYDERLSLCKILKGFQVRTITINRVIGYLNSGEH, from the exons ATGGCTGAGCTCA ACTTTGCTCCTGCACTGCTGCTTTTAGTGCTCAGCTGTCCTCTGTGGCACGTCAGCCAGGCTGTGCCGGTGATGAGTAAAGGGCAGATGACAGACTCCTGTGTTTTATACGCACGCACACTTCTGCAGAACATCACTGATGCTCTCGCACAG AGAAATCTGTTCAGTGGAATCGACTGCAAAGAGCAGAGTATGCAGCTGAATACGAAGAGTAACACACCATCTGTGTGCGCACCAAAG GAATCAACATGCTCTGGAAACACTGTCTCAGAATTCAATCTG GAGTCATGTCTCACAAACATCGGGGAGGATCTCCAACACTACTACAAATTTGTTGTTGCTCAGTCAGACCCTGACTGTCCACTTGGTCCAGCTGTTCTGTTCAGCCTCAGAGAACTCATGGAG AACTGCTTCGCATGGTCTCTGCTTTCTGACTGGACCTCAGAGCAG GTTGCTGCAGATGGTCAATGCACCTATGATGAAAGACTGAGCCTCTGCAAAATACTGAAGGGCTTCCAGGTCCGCACCATCACAATCAACCGAGTTATTGGATACTTAAACTCTGGGGAACACTAG
- the LOC113134636 gene encoding schwannomin-interacting protein 1 isoform X2: MVHQEKHIYQAQRNERESIRQKLALGSFYDDEPVIYTSCSKNGLSSWLQSGVNLQVCFVNDSSSDKDSDAEDSRTETSLDTPLSPVSKQSSSLSDRDTAEEDSDPLDDCGGFWRVQRRLQEEARVALALARPMARMQVEVERQIQLHRRSPVADLLPHLPHIIEGLLKRNLRRGDMKDMSLGQLQFITNDLISQIKSLNEELVQLLLMRDELHVEQDARLVDIEDIIRRAHAHSHQRHQAEKAVSK, translated from the exons ATGGTGCACCAGGAGAAACACATTTACCAG GCCCAGAGGAATGAGAGAGAGTCCATCAGGCAGAAACTTGCCCTTGGTAGTTTCTATGACGACGAGCCAGTCATCTACACCAGCTGCAGTAAGAACGGCCTGTCCTCATG GCTGCAGAGCGGGGTAAACctgcaggtgtgttttgttaatgacagcagcagtgacaaaGACAGCGATGCTGAGGACAGCAGGACAGAGACCAGTCTGGACACACCACTGTCACCTGTG AGCAAGCAGAGTTCTTCCTTATCAGATAGGGATACAGCAGAGGAAGACTCAGACCCATTAGATGATTGCGGTGGGTTCTGGAGGGTGCAGCGGAGACTGCAGGAGGAAGCCCGTGTGGCCCTGGCTCTAGCTCGACCTATGGCCCGCATGCAGGTGGAAGTGGAGAGGCAAATCCAGCTGCACAGGCGTTCACCTGTGGCTGATTTG CTTCCCCATCTGCCTCATATCATCGAGGGTTTGTTGAAGAGGAATCTCAGGCGTGGGGACATGAAAGACATGAGTCTAGGACAGCTGCAATTCATCACAAATGATTTAATCTCCCAGATTAAGA GTCTAAATGAGGAGCTGGTGCAGTTGCTGCTGATGAGGGATGAGCTTCATGTGGAGCAGGATGCCAGGCTGGTGGACATAGAGGACATCATCAG gCGTGCTCATGCTCACAGCCATCAGCGTCACCAGGCAGAGAAAGCTGTCTCTAAATAA
- the LOC113134636 gene encoding schwannomin-interacting protein 1 isoform X1: protein MVNSCSWAEELRDIFVPQAEDSGQCYSSGQTRLSSISAQRNERESIRQKLALGSFYDDEPVIYTSCSKNGLSSWLQSGVNLQVCFVNDSSSDKDSDAEDSRTETSLDTPLSPVSKQSSSLSDRDTAEEDSDPLDDCGGFWRVQRRLQEEARVALALARPMARMQVEVERQIQLHRRSPVADLLPHLPHIIEGLLKRNLRRGDMKDMSLGQLQFITNDLISQIKSLNEELVQLLLMRDELHVEQDARLVDIEDIIRRAHAHSHQRHQAEKAVSK, encoded by the exons ATggtaaacagctgcagctgggCTGAAGAACTCCGTGATATCTTTGTACCACAGGCAGAAGACAGTGGACAGTGTTACAGCAGTGGGCAAACCAGACTCTCCAGCATCTCT GCCCAGAGGAATGAGAGAGAGTCCATCAGGCAGAAACTTGCCCTTGGTAGTTTCTATGACGACGAGCCAGTCATCTACACCAGCTGCAGTAAGAACGGCCTGTCCTCATG GCTGCAGAGCGGGGTAAACctgcaggtgtgttttgttaatgacagcagcagtgacaaaGACAGCGATGCTGAGGACAGCAGGACAGAGACCAGTCTGGACACACCACTGTCACCTGTG AGCAAGCAGAGTTCTTCCTTATCAGATAGGGATACAGCAGAGGAAGACTCAGACCCATTAGATGATTGCGGTGGGTTCTGGAGGGTGCAGCGGAGACTGCAGGAGGAAGCCCGTGTGGCCCTGGCTCTAGCTCGACCTATGGCCCGCATGCAGGTGGAAGTGGAGAGGCAAATCCAGCTGCACAGGCGTTCACCTGTGGCTGATTTG CTTCCCCATCTGCCTCATATCATCGAGGGTTTGTTGAAGAGGAATCTCAGGCGTGGGGACATGAAAGACATGAGTCTAGGACAGCTGCAATTCATCACAAATGATTTAATCTCCCAGATTAAGA GTCTAAATGAGGAGCTGGTGCAGTTGCTGCTGATGAGGGATGAGCTTCATGTGGAGCAGGATGCCAGGCTGGTGGACATAGAGGACATCATCAG gCGTGCTCATGCTCACAGCCATCAGCGTCACCAGGCAGAGAAAGCTGTCTCTAAATAA